The stretch of DNA GTTCAATTGCAGCAAAAGATCCATGGTCGACCCTAAATAGTTGAAAGTTTCCAGCttattgttcttgttgttgaCATGTTGTTGTTTGGTTTTAACCTACGGTCTGAACCTGCCTGATCTTAAACAGAACAGCTTTTATGATAAAAGCTGGTTGAGCTTTTATAATAATGGTCGACACCGACGTATTAAACACTTTTTATTGGTATATCATGGTTATTTTCTGCCATGCCAGTATGAGCATGGCACATTGTCATGTTGAGGAAATGAGGTTGTTGGCAGTACCATAAACCATATTTAGTCTACAAATTATCTGATATGGTATAACCATCTACAGAAAAAGTTAATGGAGAACCTAACTCCATAAGACAGCAGTCAAATCAGGCATTACCACATAAAACAGAATTAGCAAATGGCTTTGAAGCAATGGTAACAGTCACTATGCTGAAAGATAAATTTGATCTAAAACagcattttattattttttcgagAAAGATATAAGATAACTTCAGGAGGTCAAGCCTTCTGACAACAAAAATGTTACTTCTTTCTGACCTGTTGACTAGGATTTGACTCACAGAAACAGCCTCTCCATTTGCAGGGAGAAGGCTGTATACTCCTCTAACCTGCACTAGGAGGAGCCTTGTACCCTGGGTTCACCTTTTTATATAAGAGAGCTTCAGACATTTGTGATCAACATCAATAACTTATCTACACTAAGCATGAGTATAAATTTAAGGCTGACTATGGAATTATAATAATGCAAGACCTCATGTGTGAAAGTTCGGACAGGAATGCCAAAAGCTCTAGCGAGCCCAAAGTCTGCAAGCTTCAACGCATTTGTACGCCGATCAATTAATAGATTTTGAGGCTTCAGATCTCGATGAAGGACCCTATGTGAATGACAATAGGCAATGCCACGAAGTATCTGATACAGATATGTCTGCAGGTGCAAAAAGAGAGTAAGACATAAGCTTCCAAGATATGGATATCATAAACCCAGAACACATTTCTATACCCATCTCTATCATTATGAGCATGTATACACTgtaacagaaaagaaaaaaaaaaaccaccacTTGCATCACAAACAGGGCCTTTTTGCAATTTCACTTAGAAGCATTGACGGTTTTTATAAGAATACCATAATTTTGAAGAATATGAGCCTCAAACAAATAAATCACCTAGGTACCGGAATCATTGTAAATCATGGATCTTTAAACAAAACTAAAGAAGTTGTTTTCTGCATAAAAGATATATATTTACAAGTCATACATGGTGTTGAGTAAGTATTGCATTATTTCTTTAGAAGAAAATTTCTGAAAAACTGATGAATTGACCAGATCATCAGATTCTGCAATAAAACAAGACAAATCCCCTGACGCTTTTTCTGCAAAACTACCTTCAGCTAACTTTCATGAAGAAGTTTTCTCTACACTTAATGTACATGGTGAGAGCTATATGAAAGCATAGTACTCTTACAATGAATAATGTAGGATATATTAAGATAGGCTCTACAGGAAAAAGGTGCTCACTTTAATTAAACGAGGATCTTTAGCAAGTTCTGGGCAAGAATCCATATGCTTCTTCAAGTCCAAGTCTAGATACTCAAAAACTAAATAAATTCGTTTCTCACTGTGGACTACATCCTGCAACCTGTTGTGCCAGTAGAATGATATTAAAATCACCAAAATCTTGAGTTTTTGAATTTCATGGCAGGAACAATTATGAACACAGGTTTTTTCTTGTCATGTTGGCAAGAAAGAAAAAGCAACATaagatcaagaagaaaataatctgAAAAATCACATCTATCAAAAATGCATAGGTAGATCTTCAACATTTGATATAATCCAGAGTTATATGTCACGTAAGGTAGCTTACAACATCATATAAAGTTAGAGACGTTTTTCACATCCAAGAAAACTACAGGACAGTGTTGTGGCAAAGTCATATTAGGTTGAGACTTGTAAGGTAGAAAATGTTACTAGAGTAGGAATTTTAAGACTTTATAGCTGCTGCTCCAAATGGTTAGTTTGTATAACTGAGTTCAGAGGTAGATGCCAACACAGAACTTTCAGACAAATGCAACACTCACATACACATGATTAAAAATAGACAATGCATCTCCTTGTTCGACAAAAAAGCTATGCTGATCTATGACCAGATATCATATATTGTAGCAGTCAGAACTGTCAATTTAGGAAGCCCAAACATCAATATCAGCTTCTATCTTTGAGTTTATGGATTGGTAATTGGTACATGGTTTGTGGGATTGATCAATCCCAACAATATACAGCTATCTGAATTTAGACACTAGGACTACATGAAATTGGCCAATCTCAACACTCCAGGCAGTGTCAACCATCAATCCAGGCAGTGTCAGCTATCTGAATTCTGCTTTGTATGGATCCTAAATCTTCTAGCCACTCCTAAAACTGGTCCTAATCTTGCATATATCATGTTAGGGTGCGGATATGAGAGCTTTATCTTCAAGATCAGCCGGGAGAAATCGAAGATATCAAATTAGATGTGTGCATCTAAGAAAAGTAAAATTAGATGTCAGCTTAACAACTCTTCCTTCCCAAAGTAATTTTATTTGAATAAGTTCAACCAGAGACCTCCgaaaatattcttttattttGACTTTTAATCATCCATACAGATGACAGAGAACTCACAGTACTCCGAAACCTCCAACTAAAACATACTAGCTTACATTCTCAATAAGGACCAAAGAACCACAGTCAACTCCTAATAGTAGACGTACTTATACAAGAATCATAAAAGAATTTCCTTCAAAATAAATCCAGATTTCAGAACAGAAGACCACAGCTATCCCCCCTTTACTATGTGAATTCTTCTTTAAAATGAACGAGATCAGGAAATGTTGTTTGCATATTCATTAAAGTAGGTGCAGAAACAAAATTGCAACATTATAAGCATTTCAATAGTGTAAATGTGTATAGTAGTCAGTGAATTCCCCCAAGTTCATGTATTACTCTGGCAACATCTCCATAGACTAATGCATACTGATAATATTCCAGCACTTCTGAGGAGCTAAGCAAGGGATGATGATAACGAGGAAACCTTGAGAACTAGGGTGGATTCATGAAACGTCAAGTTCTAGACGAATTAATTCTTTTCAAGGTACATTAAGTTTCAAATGGAAGCATTGACACAAAAAAAGTAAAGTTAACCGAGATTATGACATAGCTGAAGAAGGGAGAGTCGGAATGGAGTTACCTAACAATGTTACTGTGCTGCATTTCCTTCAGGAGAGATATCTCTCGGATGGCGGTGCTCGGGACCCCCTCATCCTCTTGCTCCAGCCGGATCTTCTTCAGAGCTATTGTCTCGTTGGTGAGACGATCCCGAGCCTTGTACACCACCCCGTAAGTCCCCTCCCCAATTTTCTCCACCTTCTCATACTGCAACCAAAAACCCTCCTTTTACAACTTGAGAGAATGATAAAAACTACAAAAGCGTTCATTTGCGAGGAGCACAGCAGCACTCACCTGGTCCATTAGATCCTCGAAGACCACGGCACGCGCCCGCAGAGGCCAATCACGACCTAGAAATCAAGAAACAAAAGCAAAAGAAAGGATTCTCAACAAGCAAAACAACACTCCGTTGCAAATCGATTTTGATTGGTACAAGGGACCGCATTTGGAGCAAAGCCCTAGCGGTATCCGCACTCCAAAAGCAGGAATAATAAGAATCAGATAGAAGGGGTTACCGAAAGGGGATGGATGATGGGAGAGGTGCGATTGGATTCAGGAGCCGTATGCAAGAGGAAGGGGGGCGGAGTAGAGAGattgaaagagagagaagagagaagaggcgGGAGAGGCGGGCGGGAGCTGCCTCGCTTTCTTCTCTATTCTTGCTTTGGCAGCGTAGGCGTGGCCGCTGTCGGCTTTTGGCCAGAGAATTTGGGGGTCGGAGAGGGGGGCGGAGATCCGGTCTTCGGAGTCAAGGCAGGAAACAGCTACTCCTTCTGCTTCCAATTTACCCTGGGTTTTACGATAATTGTGGGAATCAATTATCTCAAACTGTACCTTTGCTCGTGATTGGTGACAGCAGAGAAGATCTTGTGGGGACATGTCCGGTTCCAATCAATAGGCAAGAGACGTCCGTGGGTAAGATCTCAACAAATCAGAAGAGGACCGCTTAGCTCACTCGGGCGCGGGAAACGTGCTTATGTGGCCTCTAAAGGGCAATGAATCTGTTTGACCGCATCTTTGACTTAAGGTCACGTGTAATACACGTGTTTAACAAAATAATACTAATAGATACGCGAGCAATTTCGACCTCTCGTGCTGTGTCTTATTCTTCAAATAAGTTACTGTTTTTTCTTCTAAATTATGTGGTTCACGATAATCAACTTTGAATATACGACATATGTTGCATATTTTTTCCCCAATAAAAATTAAGATGAACATATATTGTTACTCGTAATTTAATGTGAATCATTCGAACATTCATTTCTCAATAAATTTtcctttatacatatatatatatatatattcatcgcaTTAATCAGCAAATAAATTTTCCAACGGTTGATTGGGAACACACATCGATGATTTTGGGGCCCGAGAGATCTGGGAGCAACGGGGCTCGAGTGTGAGGCACGTGACGCGTGACATTTTGTCGTGTTACAAAGCATTTCTGGTTTTTCTAGATACTTATATCCCACGTGGCATCGAGACACGTAAATGGACAGCGCTTCCTCTAGAGTAGGTCAGGAAAACCAATCCAAACTGGAGTTTTCGCACCACGGGCTCCTTGGAAGGTTTCCACAGGTCGAGTTCAATGTATCTCATTTCCGCGGGACCCATGAAAACCCAGAAGCCGCGTCAGTGGATTGTTCCGTACCCAAAAGATTCCGCCGAAGAACCTTCCGAGGAACCCTCTCGTGCCAACCTTCCTTGAATAAGTGAGACCTCTCAGACCATATCTGCGGAAGCAGCCGACATGGACATTCCAGAATCTTTGTTGAGATAAGGATATTGTCTAAATGAGGGCTCATTCTACAGTACGAATCCCGCGCTTGATGGTGGGTCGTTTTAAAGCGTGATCGTGGGGCCGCTTTCCTCGCCAATGAAGCGCTGCCATCTCACCTACTTTTCCTCAAACGTTATCTCAATAGACACTACCAGTAGTTTCTGCATCCCTTATTGCCAAAGAATCTAGAAGTAGGATTTGCTTCTTTTCAGCAAGAAGCCATAATAATATTTCACTTCTAATGAATCCCCCAAGACAGCTCTGACCATATATTGCTTCTTGACAACTCTACTCAACTCTGGCCCTGTTTCCCTCCCTCTTTTATTTGAAAGACTTCTTTGGTATATGTTGATTCTATTTTGTTTATGTAGTTGTTTTCCTAACGTACATGAGGCAGTGAATTGGCCACCAATTCCGGCAAAGCAGCAATTTTTGCCTATGCTGTACAGGATGCTTCCCTCCGGTCTCAGATGGAATAGCTCCACAGAGACACGTTGCCGTCGCTCTCGTCGTCGTCATCGTTCgtcggcagcggcggtggcggaTCGATCAACAACCCCTCCGCCATGTCCAGGTACCCTTGCATTCCGAAGTTGAGACCGTCTTCCACGAGGAATGGATCACAGGCTGCCGCCGACGTCCCCGCGGTCTCGCACGACGTTGTATTCTGGTCCTGCATTGGCTCGGGATCGTCCGGGTCAGGGTGCGGCAGGAAGGCCTCGGCCGCGCGGGCCGCCGCCCTGCGGATGTCGGCGGGACTGGACGACTCCGGCACGGGGAGCCGCAACGGGGAGTCGGCGAAGTTGAGGCAGGCGGAGCGGCCGCGCAGGGCCATGGCGGCCACGTCGTGAGCGCGGGCGGCCATCTCGGCAGTGGGGAAGGTGCCCAGCCAGATCCTCGACTTCTTGTTGGGCTCCCGGACCTCGCACACCCACTTGTCCCCGTTGCGCCGCCGGACGCCCTTGTACACGGGGTGCCGCGTCTCCCGGAACTTGGTGCGCCCGGCTCGCCGCTTGGGCGGCGCCGACGACACCGTCGCGTACGACATATCCTCGTCCGACGCCGCCGAACTCCGGGCCAACGGCGAATTCGTCGAGTCGCTGCTAAAGTTCTGCATGCCCAGTCGGCTGTCTTCTTCTTCTGTCTGCTGCTGCTGATGTGGGTGCTGTGGTACGTGTGGTGGCGAGCCTGGACAGGGTCAGTGATGTGTTTGACCGACGAGTGGGAAAGGCGTTGGAAGGAGGGGTGGTATAAATGGcttgggggtgggggggtgggggggtggcgGGAAGGGGTCGCTGTCGAACACGGCACACGGAACGCCAGGTTGGGCGAGAGAGAGTACAAATGGGATGGGGAGGACCCAGCTGGAGTCAGACCGGGT from Musa acuminata AAA Group cultivar baxijiao chromosome BXJ2-11, Cavendish_Baxijiao_AAA, whole genome shotgun sequence encodes:
- the LOC135627746 gene encoding dehydration-responsive element-binding protein 1G-like, which encodes MQNFSSDSTNSPLARSSAASDEDMSYATVSSAPPKRRAGRTKFRETRHPVYKGVRRRNGDKWVCEVREPNKKSRIWLGTFPTAEMAARAHDVAAMALRGRSACLNFADSPLRLPVPESSSPADIRRAAARAAEAFLPHPDPDDPEPMQDQNTTSCETAGTSAAACDPFLVEDGLNFGMQGYLDMAEGLLIDPPPPLPTNDDDDESDGNVSLWSYSI
- the LOC135627745 gene encoding cell division control protein 2 homolog, coding for MDQYEKVEKIGEGTYGVVYKARDRLTNETIALKKIRLEQEDEGVPSTAIREISLLKEMQHSNIVRLQDVVHSEKRIYLVFEYLDLDLKKHMDSCPELAKDPRLIKTYLYQILRGIAYCHSHRVLHRDLKPQNLLIDRRTNALKLADFGLARAFGIPVRTFTHEVVTLWYRAPEILLGSRNYSTPVDVWSVGCIFAEMANQRPLFPGDSEIDELFKIFRILGTPNEEIWPGVTSLPDFKSAFPKWLPKDLTTVVPNLEAAGIDLLSKMLHLDPSKRITARQALDHDYFKDLGLMP